AACGACGAGAGACGCCGGAAATGCTCCCACGGCTTGTCCCAGACGAGGGCCTCGAACCTCTTCGCGTCGGCCCCGTCCTTGACCTCGACGACGAGCTTGTAGTTCGTCCCCGCGACGACCTGCGTCTCGCCCTTCACCACCTTCTTCAGCAGCAGCCCCGTGTTGGCCTCGACATTGTGCGTCTTGACCGCGAACTCGGCGATCTCCCTCACGTACGGGTCGCTCAGGTTCTTTATCGGCTGCCACCCCCCGAGCGGAGGCCCGGTGCGGGCTGCCCCGGCAGCCGAGACTTCGAGGAGTAGGACGgcgacggcggtggcggcgaggatGAGGAGTCTCATTTTTGGAGGCTTTTTGGTTTTGGCAGCTGGTTTTTCTCGGGTCTGCTCTCGGAGCGTTGGGGTTTGGGATTGATGGGTGTCTTTATTTACGCTCTTGTTTTTCTTGGTGGGGGCCTTTAAATTGAATGCTTATCTTGATGGTTGATTAATACGGGGGCTGGGGCGCAGGTGCAGTAATAGGTCTTGGAATTGCGAGAGTCGCCGACACTTGTCGTGTCGTGTGGTgtggaaaaaaataatcatttcttTTGGGCCACCTTAGAATTTATAGTAAGATCGAAATTAGGTGGTTCGATTTTCGGGTGCGTCCGTCTGGTTTCTAATTTCATTATCCAATCCGACCCACCTAAGTTTCTTCCCTCAATTTCTGTTTTCTTAGTCTTCTTCATCTCACCGACTCTATGCACACGTAACTATAACACACGCTCTTTGCAAATCAAATCGTAGGGAATTTAAGGAGCAGCTGAATATCAATGTGCCAAACACAGATCTGCCCCTCGGAGTACGCCAATCCTCTGCGGCAATTATCCGAGCCTCCGATCTGCATAGTTCTTTATGTTTGTCCCACTCGTGACTTGCATCGATCGACACTCCGCGCTACAAAATGTTTTCTGGATTCTGCATAAGATgcattcacaaaaataattagtcagCCTCACTGATTTTGCTATGTTTAAGCAAAGGATGTTCGCCGAAATTTGAGGACGTGATCCTTTTTCTCTAAGCATTTTTGCTAAAacctaggtttttttttttttttgtggaagaaAGCAGGAAAAAAGGGGGAATCCAATGTCGTGGTTCATACAATTCTGCCTTTTGATGACTACATGTAAAACAGGTCAAAAACATGGTGCCTTTGTTatagaccccaaaaaaaaacaatggtgAATTTTGACTGgggtaatattttttttcttcaaagagTAGGAAATCATCCTTCTTCCCAAGCCACGTATTTAgtctttttggaaaatgattttgtttctttaaagagtttttaaaactttttcaattgataaaaaaaatatattttttattaactcgTATTCCAAGATAAGCATTGGGATTGTCGTGTCCAAGCGTAGAGTTTCTAATCCAAGTGTCGATActtagtaattttttaaaaataattttttattttttaaagtataaatcattttttttaactcaagTTTTgataagaaaacattttccgttgattataaaaaaatttgttaactCATATCCCAAAATGATTCAAAtgacagaaaataaagaaaatattttcataaaaatatattttgcgaaacaaacggatttTAAATCGTGAGACTATCTTTATCCGATgtgttttgttaaaaaaaaaaaaaagggtgtgtGGAGAGAAGAAATCGCAGCAGAAACTTTGACGGGTCGTTGGGGTTGGAGCAACAGCGACGGGAAACGACAGTGTTTGCGACAGGTGGGACGCACCAACGTGAGAAACGGGGCAAGTGAGACTCCGCAACACAACACGGAGCTTCTTCGGAGGGCCGTGAGATTGAGTCCAATGTCGAAGATGGAGTTttgatccgaccaaaaaaaaaaaataataagatggGGCTTTTGCAAGGGTGGCGAGGTCAAGCGTACGTGGTCTGGAGCGATTGATGAAAACCCAACGAAGCATGAACTTGCTAATGTTAGAATTTATGATgagaaaaaataccaaaaaagtcataaatatattataatggTACCAAATTCAATCCCAAATGCCAATTTAAaacattcgatcaattttagtcGGAAATCGCTAGCGTGAACGTGGACTATCCTATCATGACAAACTCAACgttaatgtggatatttttttaatgatattatatttatattttgcatcttttataattttttatagagtttttttcctctttttattattattattattttttttttttcttaaggtTGAGGGCCGGCAAGGGTATGGACACCCTCGCCACCCTAGGTGAGGGCAAGGACATCTTGGCCCTCAAGGCTCCTAGCCCTCGTTTGATGGGGCAAGGCCATGCGATCTAGGCATCACAACCTCGCCAAGACACCACAAGGGCCGCAACGCGCTTGCTTGAGGCCAAATCCGGCAAGGGTGTCACGATCCTCACCGAGATATATGGTGAGGAGCCCACCCTAGTGTCAGTTGGTAGCGCTTGTCGACCTCAAGCAAAACCaaaggaaaaacgaaaagaaaaaactaaaaaaattatgtaagattcaaaataatattaaaattttattaagaaaaatatttacatcGGCCGCGCCCGTCAAACGTGGTATGACcgacatccacattagcaatttctaACTAAAATTTATTCGATatactcaattggtaccaataaaaaaaaattaagattgaattggtttaattaaaaggtttacgattgaattggtactaatccgataggtttataattttttttttttggaactctTCCCAATTTATGATGGATATAAGCGGTCGACATGCGGCTCAATTCAAGTCCCAACAGCTACTAGAAAGAGCTatgaaaaggtcaaaaaaaaaaaagaaatgtaacGTAAAAATTTGGAATTCTCAATTCAGTCTACCATGTCCTTTTCAAGATTTTGGGCCCGACCACTAGGGTCGTTTTACGTACAGAGAAttgacaatgaaaaaaaaaaaaaaattagctccCAAAGAATTAGTCCTAACATTTAGTACTAGGCGGTTGATCGATCTTAGGAACCTCTTTTTGCCTGTTCCATGTGGGAAGCGAAGCTCCAAAGACAAGAAAGACATCGCTCCTCTGCTATGGGATCTTCCCATTTGTTCCAAAGACATGTGCTCCTACACcaaacaataacaaaaaaattaataataataaagcagATCAGATCACGTTTTAATCAGTAGCTCAACGACGGAGCGGTCTTCCATTCGAGGCGCGATTAAAGTCGAGCGACGGCGATTGAGAGAACAGAACGTTCGCGATAACCGACGAAGTAGTTCACAACCAAGAAGATGATTTACCTAATGTGGGCATCAGCAAGGACAGTGTAGCGATACCAACAATCTTGAGAGGCAAGCCGACCTTGATCATGTCGGTGATCTCGATGTGGCCCGTCGTGAAGCCGACGATGTTGGAAGGAGTGCCGGTGGGAAGCAAGAAAGCGAACTGAGCCCCGATGGCTCCAGGAACCATCAGGAGCAGCGGGTGCACGCCCATGGTCTTGGCGATCTGAATGAGGAGAGGGATGAGGAGGGTCGTGGTCGCGTTGTTCGACGTGAACTCAGTGATCGTCCCGCTTATGGCGCAGACAGCCGGGGCGATGGCCAGGTACGGCGCCTCCTCTAGGAACCCTAGGGTTTCTGACAGGATGTCCGCGAGCCCGCTGGAGCGGACCCCGTCAGCGATCGCGAAGCCCGCcccgaggaggaggatgatgTTCCACGGCAGCTTCTTGCACTTGTTCCAGTCCATCAGCTTCTCTCCTTTCTGCTTCTTGTTCGGGATTATGAAGAGCAACGTCGCCATCATCACCTGTACTCAAACAGCGAACAACGTCGCGAGTCGAAGTTCAAATGGATTGAACGATTGGTGTAACTTATATTTGAACTTATAAAGATCCGAATTTCATCTTTATTAAACTAATTTTACGCGACTTTTAGATCTAAATTAGATTTAGAGACGATAAATATATACTCACACTGACGGTTCCATCGCCTGCTCTTCCTTCAAATAGAGCTCCCCAACCGGGAATGTCTTCTGTTATGCTCCTTGTCATCCACAAAACTATTAGCAACTGCAAAATTTTTCGTATTCTGTCTTAACAACGCGATCGATCGTATGAACTAGAGAAATTActaggaaaaatcgaagttggTAACGCACCGAGAAGACGGTCAACACCATCTTTTCAGCAAATGCCATTGGACCTACACACACATTTTACACAAAATTAAACTGAATTAGCTTATCCATCAAACGAAGAAAAAGTTCCTTCCATTTTTGCTTTTGATTAAGAAAACACATGGGGGTCTCCATACCCAACAATTCAAGCTCTCTCCTGAGATGGGCCTTGTCCAAGTAAGGAGATAGAGCCCTTCCTGAGCCCCTCGAGCAATACATCAAGCACAGGATCCCCCACAAGCCCAAGAAGATCAGCAAGGCCAGAGGGAACCCAAAGAAGAACCATGTGTTGAAGCTGATGGGCTTTGCCTCCGGGAAGTAGCTCTTCCACATCCCCACCAATATCAGGTTGACACCCGTCCCCGTGAGGGTGCTCATCCCCCCGACGGCGGCCGAGTATGTAACCCCGAGCACCACCGCCTTGCAGAACTTGCCTGCCGCGTCGGGCCGGGCGGGCCCCTCCGGGATGCGCTGGAGGATCCCCGTGGCGACGGGCATCATcatcaccgccgccgccacgtTGTGCATCCACATGCTCACAAACGCCGTGGTGGCGCATATCCCGAGGAGCAACAGAGGCGGGTTCAGTGGCTCGCCGCAGAAAAGTAACGTGATCTGCTCCATTCACGATTACTAATTATTATGGGTGTAAAAAAGAACCAACcacttcgaaaaaaaaaaaaaaaccgaccaCACTAAAACctgaaccgaaccaaatcgatcatgacaaaaaagttttggatctTTTCGAGTTGGGCTTCCTTTCGATTCAGATAATAAGTAAAACAATGAGTTTTTGTTGGTTCGATTAGGTTTCCGATCATAAACCCGAATTGATCCCAAAAAAACATCGAACTTGTTCAGAAATCAAGACAATATAgcgtttataaaaaaaaattaaacccaTTCGCGAacacaaaaaaggaaacttGTTAACGCGACTCGACCATTATTTAGTCCGGGTTCTATGCTAGTTGGGTCTTGAGTTGGGTATGAGTGAATACTCGAATCCAACCGGTCCGTTGTTGCCCCTACTAATTATAGAGCTATAACTTGAGGGATGATCAATTTCTCTAGATACAATTCATATAATAGTGGTTAGATTTTCAGCGTATACGTTTACACAGACCAATTTACTGGTACCCCACCGGCTAATAATATAGTATCAAGGAGACAACATGAAGGTTCATAGGAATAGGGAATCAAACATCTACATGTCATAATGCCTTTTCAGTCCACATCATAGTGTCAAATGCTTACAGGTGTCATGATGGAGATTCctccacaataaaaaaagaagggcaTTATTGAGATGATGCTAGCGACAATTAATCCACATAATAGAAAAGCTTTCATCCGATAGTTAAGCATTAATTGCCACACTAATTATTAAAATTCAAGAATAAACTATAATAGAAACAAAGCTATGACAAtactatcggttatttctgatcatacgatctcccaattaatgaatattttatataaaatacaTATTACTTATACGAAAATTTATGATTAAGATTGTACAGTCTTTACGATACTGTTAGGAAagcatttctttaaaaaaaaattacttgatATTAATGTTTGGACTCAAAATAACATATTTTAATAATCATGAACTATCTTGTAAGTAAATTGCACGTGGGCCAtgtaaaaaggaagaaagactATCGAAGAAGGAACTCACATTCAAGGCGAGTCTCCTGTGGATGTTATAGTGCTCGACGGCGAGAGCGAGAATGAAGCTCCCAAGCACAAGCGCGATCACGTCGTCCATGTAGGATCTGGCGACGGCATCCGCGGACGCGATCCCGAGCAGTGGGAACAGGAAGAGCGGCGCCATCGAGGTCACCGGCATCGGGACCGCCTCGGTCAGCCACCACGCGAACACCCACCCCAGCACGCCGAGCATGTTGCGGCTGCTCGCCGGCCCGTCGAGCGGCATGAAGAGGCATGTCGCGGCGCACAGGAGCGGACCGAGCGCGATGAGGGCGTTCCCGGGCGTGAAGAGATCGAGGAGGGGCGAGGGCGGCCCTCTCTCGCCGCGATCGGCGCGGAGTGGGAGGAGAGGGGTTTTGGGATCATCGTTGTTGCCATTCATCTTTGCGTGTGGTCTCTAAAAAGTGGGAGAGGCAGCTGAAGTGTCCAACGCAGCTCCCGGTTGCCAATTGCATATCAACGGCACTTTGTGGTCGAAATGGTTTATCTGTGAATTTTGGAGCTAACTGGGTCCCCCTTGGGTAGTGGGGaaattctcattttcttcttctcgtgtcaattttattattgtttttcgACCaagaattttatctttttttatttttgtattcttttttttttggtcggactcTTTGGATGTAGTCAATTAAAGGAATTTAATGCACGTGTCATTATTTTAACTAGGAGGTagtccttaaatttttcttttcttccacgTAGATCACACGGCAGCGTCGCGGCTTTTTGCAAAACCTACGAAtccaatttctctcttttcgcTTTCTGCTTCTCCGGTTTCCAACTCTTAATTTCATCCCATATCCATGGCCGATTTTTCCGGTAAAAATTTCCTCTCGTCCTTGTAGAAACAAACAAGAAAGATCGGAAATGTCTCGATCCGCGCGACTGTCAGGGCGGGGTTGGTTCCGTCCGGACGAAACACGCCTTTGATCGGGCCGGGCAAATGCCGCACCACGCGAAATAAGCATGGGCGGAACCCGGCTCTAGCATCGTGTTGGAATGTCTGTTTCAAAAACTTAACCTTTAGGTGGAGCGAGATTTTTATGTATATATCCCGTGAACAAACAATGCTCGAAACTTTAacattctctttatttttttcggattaatactatgaaaaatctcaaaccggcacaattgcgacaaatttattctaacCTTATTTTTGGGTCATCGAAAATCTCATATTTGTCCTCTATTAGCGTCCATCAAATTTTACCGTGGAAATTGATGAGCTAGATGACATATTTTAATATCTCAATTGACGTTTGACACAACACGTCCACATGAAAACCcatattagtttaggataaaattgtcacaacttataagtttgaggttttcaCTTATCAAgaatttgagttttttgtgatattaacttttttttttctattatgccGTTTAGGAAACTAAAATACATATTGATTAATCTTCCCGTTAACATCTAATTTCGTGACGTGGAATTGTGATTAGTGCTAATCACCCTTTAGGTGCCGGCAGCGGGCAAGATGCTGATGAGATCGTTTTCAAGCACGTCGAGACGCAATCGATGGAGAATTTAAGTATGGCACTCCGctctcttttttaactttttcttaatCAATCGTCCCAATCAATTTGCTTATGTGGATTTTCTGGGTGAGGATTGAGCCGACACGTTAGCACCGGCTGCTGATTatcatcatcttttcttttttattaccttttttgTTAGAGCAAAATACGTGAATCTCCATggttaatcttttaattttcatagTAATCCCGACTATGACTTTGATTTGTTAAATGGTTGAATATAATTTAATGGGTATTAATTAGGTAAATGGTTGCGAATTTGACTTGCTGCACCCGTTCCAATTTGGCGAGAAGAAGTGTTAACGAGATGAGAATCGTGACTCAATCGTGCACTTACACAATATGGGTTTTGAGTTTGAATCTCCTTATTTTAACATCTCGAGTCACATCGGcatcgggaaaattgtccaatccGTCCTTAAACTCATTATATGAAatcaatgcttttttttttattttaaggatttattttactttttttttattgtaaccGGTGAGGTTGAAAAGGGAACCCTTGTCAAGCTATCACCGGAAGGTAGGGCTGCAAGCCTTTGCCTAGGGAGCCCTCTCCGATCCGTGAGGTCTCACGGATCTGAGAAAAGTATCAACAAAGTTATAAACCCACTGTACttgaaccaatttaatcataaacctttttgttatattaattgagtcctaaacctttcgataatttgccaatatattaaacaataaagaaaagaattttgcaaaattaaaataactaaaaaaattttaaaaattacctaCTTTGGATGTCGTATTATGTACGATTGCTAACCTCTATGTCGACgttttctataaatattataaatttttaatttttgacatCAATATATAAGTTAGAACATTGCACTTTTCCCTTATTATAACCTCCTATTTATCTTTaaagtttgtttttttcattataaGCATGGTGAGAAGTTTGACGTGTGTTACTAGGGGCCCTTGCTCAAGCTATCACTCTAGAAAACAACTTTTggtcataagttgatttttctacttatgctTTTgagcagaaattgatttttctatttctagataatagtatatatattttttttgacttCTTTAAATGGATCTAGAAAGGGCttacgacccaaaaaaaatgcttcgagtaaaaaaaaattgggtatcAAACGCGCTTTCAGCTTTAgaaatgtttttaaaatataactgttggcttaaaaaatattatcatgcgGACCTGAGAGTTCAATATGTGGCTTCCAATTCCAAGCTGAAAACTATTGTTGGACATCCTAGTTAACGATGCCAGCCTCGGAGATTTCGCGAGGAGCTTTCGGGGTGGGGCCAAAAGCGGCAACGACAAAACAGTCAATACCCGACAAGTCGATCGCCTTCCACGTGGCAAGAACCCTCTACCTGGGAGGGCACCATCCCAAAATCGTGGGAACAACAATCGAAATAATTGAGGGGGGTTTGTGTCGGTACGTGGGCACGGCAGACAGGAAGATGGCCCAATAATGCAGCACTCCAGGCCGAAACTCTGTGTGGTCCCCACCCAAAGGGTTTGACGATGATCTGGCAGTACGTTCGCACATTGTGATGAGCTGGCAGCATCTCCCCGATGCTCCTCTAGCCCACAAAGTACATGGCATGTTTTGGTTGGTCGAAGGTTGCGTGATGGACCGATCCAAAGGTCCCCCGTGCCCGTTCACGGTCCTCGACGCTTGACATCTTCTTAGTTGCCACACGCGATAAATGATTGAAGTGGGGACATCTGATTCATGCTCTCCGTCGACATAAAATTACGAAAGATCTACTTTTAAATGAGCGGACGGAAATTCGGAAAAATCACCCTGACGGAAGCAAGGGAATTTCACATGGCGTGATTTCTAGTcagaagtaccaaaaaagttggGAGTCCACATGTTAATAACTCAATCTTGAGCGTGCAAGTTAATTCTTACAACCCCCCGTGACCCCAGTAAAACTCCTTTGTTTCCCCTCTTTTATCCCTTTATTCTTTGGGCATCTTTATGTTTTCCTCTTTATGATTAGATTGCATTAGATATCACCGTAATTTATACTTGAAggctaaaaaggaaaaactaaaagAGAGACGGAAGTCGGTTCCGGCTTTAACATAAAGAAGATacaacatttttcttttggataattcaagggaaaaattattcaaaaagtcctaaacctattacatttttgtcaatatagtcttaaactttttaattatgttaatttagtcctaaacatttttttacattttgttaattgagcctatttggctaattttgataaaaaaaaaccgCCGATGTGGAAGCCGACAGTCCTACCTAAGTCGGTCGACGCCGatgttaaaaattttaaataattatctaatgtgttttttttttcaattttattgtatttttcttttggtcaaattcTTTCTCTTCGCCGGTTGCCAATTATCGATcatggccggcgaccggccaaaGGCAACTACCGACAGTGTCGGCCTTGCCAGAGGCTAGAAAGGGTTGACCTCGGTTGGCAAGGTCCCCTCTCGCCAAATCTTGGCAAAGGTGACCTCGCTTGCGGACAACAAGGGCGACCCTCGCTAGTTGTAGCCTGTGGTTGGTCGCCGGCCATGGTCAAGGCCCAACGACCGATAGAGTAAGAAGAAAAGacctgaaaaaggaaagagaaaaaataaaaagaaaatatcagaATATATAAATGTTAATAAATTTGTTTGAAAGAATATTacaatactattaaaaattatccacgtcaatgccgacCGATACACGTAGGACAGCCGATGTCCACGTAAACGactttcaatcaaaattgggcGGATGTacttaattaacaaaatgtgaaaatatttaagactcaatcgacacaattaaaaagtttaagattgaattgacaaaagtgcaataagtttatgactttatGAAAGATTTTCCCGTAATTCAAGTTTAGTATCTCAAGTCGAGCTATGATTTCGAATGTCAAATCAACGAGATTCGCTCTTTGAATTGTATAATTGGGTAATAATCTCTTATGGATAAAGAAAGACAGGGATCACTACAACTTGGAGCTGTATAAAGGGGTTTTAGTTGTTTAACTCCCCTTTCTAATATTGCATCATCAAACCATGAGGGAGGCACCAAGTTCGATGGTGATAAGGGGGAAGGGAGAGAAAGAAGCTTGGTGAGGAGGCGGGACGGGTGGAGAGGGCACAACAGCGGGGCAGGGGCGGCTATGGGGAGTAGGCTTGTTGTGACTATTTGGCTTAGATTAAGGTTTTCATTAGAGATGACTTAAATAAGCAGGAGGGGga
This sequence is a window from Rhodamnia argentea isolate NSW1041297 chromosome 3, ASM2092103v1, whole genome shotgun sequence. Protein-coding genes within it:
- the LOC115757071 gene encoding cysteine proteinase inhibitor 1-like gives rise to the protein MRLLILAATAVAVLLLEVSAAGAARTGPPLGGWQPIKNLSDPYVREIAEFAVKTHNVEANTGLLLKKVVKGETQVVAGTNYKLVVEVKDGADAKRFEALVWDKPWEHFRRLSSFKAVQGNV
- the LOC115757070 gene encoding tonoplast dicarboxylate transporter, with protein sequence MNGNNDDPKTPLLPLRADRGERGPPSPLLDLFTPGNALIALGPLLCAATCLFMPLDGPASSRNMLGVLGWVFAWWLTEAVPMPVTSMAPLFLFPLLGIASADAVARSYMDDVIALVLGSFILALAVEHYNIHRRLALNITLLFCGEPLNPPLLLLGICATTAFVSMWMHNVAAAVMMMPVATGILQRIPEGPARPDAAGKFCKAVVLGVTYSAAVGGMSTLTGTGVNLILVGMWKSYFPEAKPISFNTWFFFGFPLALLIFLGLWGILCLMYCSRGSGRALSPYLDKAHLRRELELLGPMAFAEKMVLTVFSLLIVLWMTRSITEDIPGWGALFEGRAGDGTVSVMMATLLFIIPNKKQKGEKLMDWNKCKKLPWNIILLLGAGFAIADGVRSSGLADILSETLGFLEEAPYLAIAPAVCAISGTITEFTSNNATTTLLIPLLIQIAKTMGVHPLLLMVPGAIGAQFAFLLPTGTPSNIVGFTTGHIEITDMIKVGLPLKIVGIATLSLLMPTLGAHVFGTNGKIP